Proteins found in one Paenibacillus sp. FSL R10-2782 genomic segment:
- a CDS encoding MgtC/SapB family protein — translation MDNPWVIDNSHIILRLLLSMLLGGCIGFERERSKHAAGLRTHIMVSLGSTLIMLLSIYGFADFIKEANVRIDPARLATAVITGVGFLGAGTIIFTGKSITGLTTAASIWVVAAIGLGVGAGFYFPSIAATVLVFLNLWVFNKVELRYMRGRQAHLITLYGLSSHQLLEQISTYLEQEKVEIRKIVIKEHENVPFHELHPNRQSMEVSLEVLVRREFNPVRIAADLRQWEDVAAVSVE, via the coding sequence ATGGATAATCCTTGGGTTATAGACAATTCGCATATCATTTTACGGCTTTTGCTGTCCATGCTCCTCGGTGGATGCATTGGCTTTGAGCGCGAGCGTTCAAAGCATGCGGCTGGTTTGAGGACTCATATTATGGTCAGTCTCGGCTCGACGCTTATTATGCTGCTCTCCATTTACGGCTTTGCCGATTTTATCAAGGAAGCAAATGTACGTATTGATCCGGCTCGCTTGGCTACGGCTGTGATTACGGGAGTGGGTTTTTTAGGCGCTGGAACTATTATATTTACAGGCAAGTCCATCACTGGTTTAACGACAGCAGCCTCTATCTGGGTCGTAGCAGCCATTGGCCTTGGAGTCGGGGCAGGTTTTTATTTTCCATCTATTGCGGCGACTGTACTTGTATTTCTAAACTTATGGGTGTTTAACAAAGTTGAATTGCGGTATATGCGTGGACGACAAGCTCATCTTATAACATTGTACGGATTGTCATCCCATCAATTGCTGGAGCAAATTTCGACTTATTTAGAGCAAGAAAAAGTGGAAATACGTAAAATAGTGATTAAAGAGCATGAGAATGTCCCTTTTCACGAACTGCATCCAAATCGGCAAAGCATGGAGGTTTCCTTGGAAGTGCTGGTTCGCCGCGAATTTAATCCGGTGCGTATTGCTGCCGATCTCAGGCAGTGGGAGGATGTAGCGGCAGTTTCCGTGG
- a CDS encoding GNAT family N-acetyltransferase, which yields MISICPLEDDEMVSQIWRLQHIAYRLEAERIGFDAIPPLLDTFDTLRSCGETFYGWIEEGDLLGALAVQSESPDSLTLTRMMVHPDHFRKGIADSLMKHVLNEYHHIPLFIVTTGTLNAPAVALYRKHGCRPVSAVEVAPGVELTTYHLHNVK from the coding sequence ATGATTAGCATATGTCCATTGGAAGATGATGAAATGGTCAGTCAGATATGGCGTCTTCAGCATATCGCCTACAGGCTGGAGGCTGAGCGGATCGGTTTTGATGCAATACCACCCCTTTTGGATACGTTTGATACGCTGCGAAGCTGCGGAGAGACATTTTATGGCTGGATTGAGGAGGGCGACCTGTTAGGGGCGCTGGCGGTGCAGTCTGAGTCACCCGACTCGCTCACTCTTACACGTATGATGGTTCATCCCGATCATTTTCGCAAAGGGATTGCCGACTCCTTAATGAAGCATGTTTTGAATGAATATCATCATATACCGCTGTTTATCGTAACTACAGGAACTTTAAATGCTCCTGCAGTGGCCCTTTATCGAAAACATGGTTGTCGCCCCGTATCGGCGGTGGAGGTGGCTCCGGGCGTGGAGTTAACCACATACCACCTGCATAACGTGAAATAG
- the gatB gene encoding Asp-tRNA(Asn)/Glu-tRNA(Gln) amidotransferase subunit GatB: MSTTTSKYETVIGLEVHVELHTKSKIFCGCSTSFGAPPNSHTCPICLGHPGVLPVLNRQAVDYAMKAAMALNCTIADVSKFDRKNYFYPDSPKAYQISQYDQPIGEHGWIDIEVNGETKRIGITRLHLEEDAGKLTHVDGGYASLVDFNRVGTPLVEIVSEPEISSPEEAKAYLEKIRAIMQYCDVSDVKMEEGSLRCDANISLRPHGQQELGTKAELKNMNSFRGVQRGLEYEQFRQEQTLEEGGTIVQETRRWDEAQGKTLSMRGKEQAHDYRYFPDPDLVTLHIDTEWKERIRASIPELPDQRKARYTSEYGLPEYDAQVITSSKPLADLFEDSLQYTKDAKAVSNWIMGDLLGYLNSVGVELSQVKLTGRGLGEMIGLLEKGTINSKIAKTVFKEMLESDKLPQQIVEEKGLVQISDEGAILTIVEQVVAANPQSVEDYKAGKQKAIGFLVGQVMKESKGKANPGLANKLLTEVLNR; encoded by the coding sequence ATGTCTACAACTACATCCAAATATGAGACGGTCATCGGACTGGAAGTCCATGTGGAACTGCATACGAAGTCTAAAATATTTTGCGGATGCTCGACATCCTTCGGAGCACCGCCAAACTCGCACACATGTCCCATTTGTCTTGGACATCCGGGGGTACTGCCGGTATTAAACCGTCAGGCCGTTGATTATGCGATGAAAGCGGCGATGGCGCTTAATTGTACGATTGCTGATGTGAGCAAGTTTGACCGCAAAAACTATTTTTACCCCGATTCACCCAAGGCCTACCAAATCTCGCAATACGATCAGCCGATCGGCGAGCATGGCTGGATTGATATTGAAGTGAACGGTGAGACAAAGCGTATCGGTATTACCCGACTGCATCTGGAAGAGGACGCAGGCAAATTAACACACGTCGATGGCGGCTATGCGTCTTTGGTTGATTTTAACCGTGTCGGTACACCGTTGGTCGAGATCGTTTCGGAACCGGAAATATCTTCACCGGAGGAAGCCAAGGCTTACTTGGAAAAGATACGTGCCATTATGCAGTATTGTGACGTATCCGATGTGAAGATGGAGGAAGGCTCGCTTCGCTGCGACGCGAACATCAGCCTTCGTCCGCATGGACAGCAAGAGTTGGGTACTAAAGCAGAGCTGAAAAACATGAACTCCTTCCGTGGCGTACAGCGCGGATTGGAGTATGAGCAGTTCCGCCAGGAGCAGACGCTGGAGGAAGGCGGAACGATTGTACAGGAGACACGCCGTTGGGATGAAGCTCAAGGCAAAACCCTGTCCATGCGCGGTAAGGAACAGGCGCATGACTATCGTTATTTCCCGGACCCGGATCTTGTTACGCTGCATATTGATACAGAATGGAAAGAACGCATTCGTGCTTCGATTCCTGAATTGCCTGACCAACGTAAAGCACGCTACACCTCGGAATATGGTTTGCCTGAGTATGATGCACAGGTCATTACGTCTTCCAAGCCACTGGCGGATTTGTTCGAGGATAGTCTTCAATACACGAAGGATGCCAAAGCAGTATCCAACTGGATTATGGGGGATTTGCTCGGCTATTTAAACAGTGTCGGTGTGGAGCTGTCACAGGTTAAACTGACAGGTCGGGGCTTGGGTGAAATGATCGGGCTGTTGGAGAAGGGAACGATCAATAGTAAAATTGCTAAAACAGTCTTCAAGGAAATGCTGGAGAGTGATAAACTGCCACAGCAAATTGTTGAAGAAAAAGGGCTTGTGCAAATCAGCGACGAGGGTGCGATCCTGACGATCGTAGAGCAGGTTGTAGCGGCTAACCCGCAGTCGGTTGAGGATTACAAAGCTGGCAAGCAGAAGGCCATCGGATTCCTGGTTGGTCAAGTAATGAAGGAGAGCAAGGGCAAAGCAAATCCTGGCCTCGCCAACAAGCTGCTGACCGAAGTGTTAAACCGCTAA
- the gatA gene encoding Asp-tRNA(Asn)/Glu-tRNA(Gln) amidotransferase subunit GatA, whose amino-acid sequence MSLFDHTLPEIHNKLHQKEISVSDLVGHALETIGAREDKIKAYITIDEEQARASARQLDDHLISGEERGLLFGLPVGIKDNIVTEGLRTTCGSQFLKNFNPVYDATVVGKLRTAQTVTLGKMNMDEFAMGGSNENSSFFPARNPWDLERVPGGSSGGSAAAVAAGEAYFTLGSDTGGSIRQPASYCGVVGLKPTYGLVSRFGLVAFASSLDQIGPITKNVQDSAYVLQAIAGYDQKDSTSAKVDVPDYLNALTGDVKGLRIAVPKEYLGEGVDPQVKEKVLDALKTLEGLGAVWEEVSLPHTEYAVATYYLLASSEASSNLARFDGVRYGVRADNPDNLLDLYHQSRTQGFGPEVKRRIMLGTYALSSGYYDAYYLKAQKVRTLIKQDFDRVFEQYDVIIGPTAPTTAFKIGSQVDDPLTMYLNDILTIPVSLAGVPAISIPCGLADGLPVGLQIIGKAFDESSVLRVAHAFEQNTEFHKQRPQL is encoded by the coding sequence TTGAGCTTGTTTGATCATACATTGCCGGAAATACATAACAAGCTGCATCAAAAGGAAATTTCCGTGAGTGACCTGGTGGGTCACGCTCTGGAGACGATTGGTGCGCGGGAAGACAAGATCAAGGCCTACATTACGATTGACGAGGAGCAGGCACGTGCGTCCGCACGTCAGCTGGACGATCATCTGATCTCGGGAGAGGAACGAGGGTTGCTGTTTGGCCTGCCAGTCGGCATTAAGGATAACATCGTGACAGAAGGGCTGCGTACAACATGCGGCAGTCAGTTTTTGAAGAATTTTAATCCTGTATACGATGCAACGGTAGTTGGCAAATTGCGTACGGCGCAAACCGTGACACTGGGCAAAATGAACATGGACGAATTCGCCATGGGCGGCTCTAACGAGAACTCTAGCTTCTTCCCGGCACGAAATCCTTGGGATCTGGAACGCGTTCCCGGCGGCTCCAGTGGCGGCTCGGCTGCGGCTGTAGCCGCGGGCGAGGCTTATTTCACTCTCGGCTCGGATACAGGTGGATCCATTCGCCAGCCTGCGTCCTATTGTGGCGTAGTGGGCTTGAAGCCAACCTATGGTCTGGTATCACGTTTTGGCCTGGTAGCCTTTGCTTCCTCTTTGGACCAAATTGGACCGATTACGAAAAATGTTCAGGATTCGGCGTACGTCCTGCAAGCCATTGCAGGCTATGATCAGAAGGACTCCACTTCTGCGAAGGTAGACGTTCCTGATTACTTGAACGCTTTGACTGGAGATGTAAAAGGGCTTCGTATTGCTGTACCTAAGGAGTATCTGGGTGAGGGTGTCGATCCACAGGTCAAGGAAAAGGTGCTGGACGCACTGAAAACGCTGGAAGGACTGGGCGCGGTATGGGAAGAAGTTTCTCTTCCGCACACCGAATATGCGGTAGCCACATACTATCTGCTGGCTTCATCCGAAGCATCGTCCAATCTGGCCCGTTTTGACGGTGTACGCTATGGCGTACGTGCAGACAATCCAGACAACCTGCTGGATTTGTACCATCAATCCCGCACGCAGGGCTTTGGCCCCGAGGTGAAGCGCCGGATTATGCTGGGCACCTATGCGCTGAGTTCCGGGTACTATGATGCTTACTACTTGAAAGCTCAAAAAGTGCGTACACTGATCAAACAGGATTTTGATCGTGTGTTTGAACAATATGATGTCATTATTGGACCTACTGCGCCGACCACGGCTTTTAAAATCGGTTCGCAAGTGGATGATCCATTAACGATGTATTTAAACGATATCTTGACGATTCCGGTGAGCTTGGCTGGAGTGCCAGCCATCAGCATCCCTTGTGGTCTTGCAGATGGATTGCCGGTTGGACTGCAAATTATCGGAAAAGCCTTTGACGAGTCTTCCGTGCTGCGTGTAGCGCATGCATTTGAACAAAATACCGAATTTCACAAGCAGCGTCCGCAGCTGTAA
- the gatC gene encoding Asp-tRNA(Asn)/Glu-tRNA(Gln) amidotransferase subunit GatC translates to MNISTEDVRHVAKLSRLNLTAAEEDTMTGQLNAILHYAEKLNELDTEEVKPTTHVLHVSNVMRDDEVRESLTHEQVMRNAPEEEDGQFKVPAVLE, encoded by the coding sequence ATGAACATTTCCACGGAAGATGTCCGTCACGTAGCCAAGCTGTCCCGGTTGAATCTGACCGCAGCCGAGGAAGACACGATGACAGGGCAATTGAACGCCATTCTCCATTATGCGGAGAAGCTGAATGAGTTGGATACGGAAGAGGTAAAACCGACCACTCATGTGCTGCACGTCAGCAATGTCATGCGGGACGACGAAGTTCGCGAAAGTTTGACACACGAGCAAGTGATGCGCAATGCGCCTGAAGAAGAAGACGGACAGTTTAAAGTTCCTGCTGTTCTGGAATAG